A single Saccharolobus shibatae B12 DNA region contains:
- the pgsA gene encoding archaetidylinositol phosphate synthase, whose protein sequence is MVVMLTRIRRQIKRIIEPLAKTLAKFGISANFITFLGLIFAIVYYFEIMRTNTALGIVFLVISAIMDGIDGELARISNTASPLGSFLDSTLDRIEDILYISAFIFLGFTSYLVAIAVGLSLTISYIRAKAESLGLKMEGRGIIERGERIIFVFIILLFYIIVSKQISLYVFYLFLLLTAITVIQRLHAVYSLLRK, encoded by the coding sequence GTGGTTGTCATGTTAACCAGAATAAGAAGGCAAATAAAAAGAATAATAGAACCGTTAGCGAAAACATTAGCTAAATTTGGAATAAGCGCAAATTTTATTACGTTCCTAGGATTAATATTTGCAATCGTATACTACTTTGAAATTATGAGGACTAATACTGCACTAGGAATAGTTTTTTTGGTAATTTCGGCCATAATGGACGGAATAGATGGAGAATTAGCAAGAATATCAAATACTGCATCTCCCTTAGGGAGTTTCTTAGATTCCACATTGGATAGAATAGAGGACATTCTTTACATCTCTGCTTTTATATTCTTGGGATTTACCTCGTATCTCGTGGCAATAGCTGTTGGATTATCACTGACAATTTCATATATTAGAGCTAAGGCTGAATCACTTGGGTTAAAAATGGAGGGTAGAGGAATAATAGAGAGAGGCGAAAGAATAATATTTGTATTTATAATTCTCTTATTCTATATAATAGTTAGTAAACAGATTTCCTTATATGTATTTTATCTATTCTTGTTACTCACGGCAATCACAGTGATTCAGAGGCTCCACGCTGTCTATTCGTTACTAAGGAAGTAG
- the metG gene encoding methionine--tRNA ligase, which produces MFNKDLLLTQNIMKVLVTSAWPYVNSVPHLGNLIGSILSADVFARYARLKYGKENVLFVSGSDEHGTPIEIEAIKRKVNPKELTDQAHEYDKHLFLNVWKISFDNYTRTESETHKKFVREFLLKLTKYVKVSEDEIPYCEYDKLYLPDRFVKGTCPYCGFEDARGDQCDNCGKLLTPSLLINPKCSICGRTPVFKKSKHWFFDLSEFNEKIRSWISSSNEMPDNVKSVALGWVSEGLKPRSITRDNKWGIPAPFLGAEDKSIYVWFEALLGYISAVIEYFEKKGEVEKWKEYWFSNDIKSYYFIGKDNIPFHAVILPAMLMASGEEYHLPDVIAATEYLLYEGQKFSKSRKIGVWIDEAPELMDVEYWRFVLIRLRPEEKDTNFTWRETVRIVNTELNDDIGNYVNRILSMLNRYYNGIVPEFRSDALDDNDKKIISLINEIPKIVGDLFEKGKLKAGTEEMLRLVRECNAYLNLKAPWDLYKAGKEVELKNTLYIGVNSVKTIAILLYPLMPSYAQEIYNMLNMGNIEHEKWDIASKLSINYGHKIGKVKVLFKKLEPEFESKIKDKLEKIRKDIEKMRPTLLK; this is translated from the coding sequence ATGTTTAATAAAGACTTGCTCTTAACACAAAATATAATGAAAGTACTTGTTACATCTGCATGGCCATATGTAAATTCAGTACCGCATTTAGGGAACTTAATAGGTTCAATACTATCAGCAGACGTCTTCGCCAGATATGCAAGGCTAAAATATGGTAAAGAAAACGTGCTATTTGTAAGTGGAAGTGATGAGCATGGAACTCCAATAGAGATTGAAGCTATAAAGAGAAAGGTAAATCCAAAGGAGCTTACTGATCAAGCCCATGAATACGATAAGCATCTCTTTCTTAACGTTTGGAAAATAAGTTTTGATAACTACACCAGAACTGAGAGTGAGACACATAAGAAGTTCGTAAGGGAATTTTTACTAAAACTTACTAAATATGTTAAAGTATCTGAAGATGAGATACCATATTGTGAATATGACAAATTGTATCTACCAGATAGGTTTGTTAAAGGGACGTGTCCTTATTGTGGTTTTGAGGACGCTAGAGGCGATCAGTGTGACAATTGTGGTAAATTACTCACTCCAAGTTTACTTATAAATCCAAAATGTAGCATCTGTGGAAGAACGCCCGTATTTAAGAAGAGCAAACACTGGTTCTTTGATTTATCAGAATTTAATGAAAAGATAAGAAGTTGGATTAGTAGCTCTAATGAAATGCCAGATAATGTTAAGTCGGTTGCGTTAGGATGGGTTAGCGAAGGATTGAAACCTAGAAGTATCACAAGGGATAATAAATGGGGTATACCAGCACCTTTCTTAGGAGCTGAGGATAAATCAATTTATGTATGGTTTGAGGCTCTTTTGGGCTATATATCAGCTGTGATTGAGTATTTTGAAAAGAAGGGTGAAGTAGAAAAGTGGAAAGAGTACTGGTTTAGCAACGATATAAAAAGTTATTATTTCATAGGAAAAGATAATATCCCATTCCACGCTGTAATCCTTCCAGCTATGCTCATGGCTTCGGGTGAAGAATATCACTTGCCAGATGTGATAGCAGCTACGGAATATTTGTTATATGAGGGGCAAAAATTCAGTAAAAGTAGAAAAATAGGAGTATGGATTGACGAAGCACCAGAGCTAATGGACGTTGAATACTGGAGATTTGTCCTAATTAGATTAAGGCCGGAAGAGAAAGATACTAACTTCACCTGGAGAGAAACTGTTAGAATAGTAAATACCGAACTTAATGACGATATTGGAAATTACGTAAACAGAATACTTAGTATGCTAAATAGGTATTATAACGGGATTGTACCAGAGTTTAGGAGTGACGCTCTTGATGATAATGATAAGAAAATCATCAGCCTAATTAACGAGATTCCAAAAATTGTCGGAGATCTATTTGAGAAAGGTAAATTAAAGGCTGGAACTGAGGAAATGTTGAGATTAGTTAGAGAATGTAACGCGTACTTAAATTTGAAGGCTCCCTGGGATCTATATAAGGCGGGAAAAGAGGTAGAATTGAAGAACACTCTTTACATAGGTGTTAATTCAGTGAAAACGATAGCGATTTTACTATATCCGCTAATGCCATCTTATGCTCAGGAAATATACAATATGCTAAATATGGGAAATATTGAGCATGAGAAATGGGATATTGCTTCAAAGTTATCAATTAACTATGGCCATAAGATAGGGAAAGTTAAAGTACTTTTCAAGAAACTTGAACCAGAATTTGAGTCTAAGATTAAAGACAAGCTAGAAAAAATAAGAAAGGATATAGAAAAAATGAGACCTACCTTACTCAAGTGA
- a CDS encoding V-type ATP synthase subunit I, with product MLLPENMVRLQIISDKSAIDPIVTKLLKLGMFQPEDPLYPLSNERIEDARRLITAVQDHVSKLKIIMELGGLVIEPLGSIKVVNWIKAAQDVSEEASKLEERYKELLEEIGRLRAEKDLYQQQLKELEPIKSITVELSKLYSLELFDVILAQVSEDKLRLIGQIIGDSGFAYYTRFEEGKYTVLIITEKNADIEKKLREAGVRKYELQEGKSPFQLYNEISERINQINTILERTREELAKKVKTEENYIKNVYGKLLTVRDALNIMNKARISEYYLQIEGYLPEKYIKRVQNEMKDLAHVDYIRPRRYGEKEEPPTLVELPKSIKVLESLVEIYGSPSYWEISPIVFLVFTFPILFGLMFPDFGNALVLLLFSIWFYRYGKKRGSENIPKLSIILIYSSIVAMITGLLARDFFGPLPVGGLREILNNGNYSAGPLYNLWPIPASVSEAIKFLLPFGEYSTSVSIENTMIFSVLLGAIALFVSSLLGIIDAIRKKDSEFLFLEKLPLFLLYVVPIFIFMYGITDPANFFIVDQQILGQILNAVLMKSFSENIVGYGIVWWTSFALLYNWVAHAILVKRHDNATWGSAIAMGFIEGGFEGALLLLSNTISFIRVLVFALSHYYILYAFSYMAYLVAPSTTTIGVLLNPIAIVILIIGNLLAIGLEGLVVFIQDLRLHFYEMFSKFYEGRGRKFEPVMAYVSLE from the coding sequence GTGCTATTACCAGAGAATATGGTCAGATTACAAATAATTTCTGATAAGTCCGCTATAGACCCTATTGTAACTAAACTTCTAAAGCTTGGTATGTTTCAACCAGAGGATCCCCTTTATCCATTAAGTAATGAGAGAATAGAAGATGCTAGAAGACTAATTACTGCAGTCCAAGATCACGTAAGCAAATTAAAAATAATCATGGAGTTAGGAGGATTAGTAATAGAGCCATTAGGAAGCATAAAAGTAGTTAACTGGATTAAGGCTGCACAAGATGTCAGTGAAGAAGCGTCGAAATTAGAAGAAAGATACAAGGAACTATTGGAGGAGATAGGTAGGCTAAGAGCAGAAAAGGATCTGTATCAGCAACAGTTAAAAGAGCTGGAACCGATTAAGTCAATAACAGTAGAGTTATCCAAATTATACTCCTTAGAGTTATTTGATGTAATATTAGCTCAAGTTAGCGAGGATAAGTTAAGGCTTATCGGTCAAATAATAGGTGATTCCGGTTTCGCATATTACACGAGATTTGAAGAAGGAAAATATACTGTGCTGATTATTACCGAGAAGAATGCAGATATAGAAAAGAAATTAAGAGAGGCTGGAGTCAGGAAATATGAGCTGCAAGAAGGAAAGTCTCCCTTTCAGCTCTATAATGAGATTTCAGAAAGAATAAACCAGATAAATACTATTTTGGAAAGAACAAGAGAAGAATTGGCAAAGAAAGTGAAGACTGAGGAGAATTATATTAAAAATGTATACGGTAAATTGCTCACAGTTCGAGACGCGTTAAATATCATGAATAAAGCTAGAATCTCTGAGTATTACTTACAAATAGAAGGTTATCTTCCTGAAAAATATATTAAAAGAGTACAAAATGAAATGAAGGATCTTGCACATGTGGATTATATAAGACCTAGGAGATATGGTGAAAAGGAGGAACCACCAACACTAGTCGAATTACCGAAGTCAATAAAGGTTTTAGAATCTTTAGTAGAAATATATGGTTCACCGTCCTATTGGGAAATCTCGCCAATAGTCTTTCTTGTTTTCACTTTCCCGATATTATTTGGACTAATGTTCCCTGATTTTGGAAACGCTTTAGTTCTATTGCTATTCTCAATATGGTTCTATAGATATGGAAAGAAAAGAGGTAGTGAGAATATTCCTAAATTATCTATTATTCTAATATACTCGAGTATAGTTGCAATGATAACGGGTCTGTTAGCAAGAGATTTCTTTGGTCCATTGCCAGTAGGTGGATTAAGGGAGATATTAAATAATGGGAACTATAGTGCTGGGCCTCTTTACAACTTGTGGCCAATTCCAGCAAGCGTGTCTGAAGCGATAAAGTTCCTCTTACCCTTTGGTGAGTATAGTACTAGTGTTAGTATAGAAAATACCATGATATTCTCAGTATTACTGGGTGCTATCGCACTATTTGTAAGCTCCTTACTAGGTATTATAGATGCTATCAGAAAGAAAGATTCAGAATTCTTGTTCTTAGAAAAACTTCCACTATTCTTACTATACGTTGTTCCAATATTCATCTTCATGTACGGTATAACAGATCCAGCCAATTTCTTTATAGTGGATCAACAGATACTGGGCCAAATACTTAACGCTGTTCTTATGAAATCCTTTAGTGAAAATATAGTAGGTTATGGAATAGTTTGGTGGACGTCATTTGCACTGTTATATAACTGGGTTGCTCATGCAATTTTAGTTAAAAGGCATGATAATGCGACATGGGGTTCTGCGATTGCCATGGGTTTCATAGAAGGTGGATTTGAAGGAGCCCTACTATTACTGTCCAATACCATTTCATTTATAAGAGTCTTAGTTTTCGCTTTATCGCACTATTATATACTGTACGCATTCTCCTATATGGCCTATCTAGTTGCACCATCCACAACTACCATAGGAGTCCTACTGAATCCCATAGCAATAGTTATACTGATTATAGGAAACTTGTTAGCAATAGGTTTAGAAGGGTTGGTAGTATTCATACAAGATTTAAGGCTTCATTTCTACGAGATGTTCAGTAAGTTCTATGAAGGTAGAGGAAGAAAATTCGAGCCAGTTATGGCTTATGTCTCACTTGAGTAA
- a CDS encoding protein-lysine N-methyltransferase: MSYVPHVPYVPTPEKVVRRMLEIAKASQDDIVYDLGCGDGRIIITAVKDFNVKKAVGVEINDERIREALANIEKNGVTGRASIVKGNFFEVDISEATVVTMFLLTNVNEMLKPKLEKELKPGTRVVSHEFEIRGWNPKEVIKVEDGNMNHTVYLYVIGEHK, from the coding sequence TTGAGTTACGTACCACATGTCCCTTATGTACCAACGCCAGAAAAAGTTGTAAGAAGAATGTTAGAAATAGCTAAGGCCTCTCAAGATGATATAGTATATGATTTAGGATGTGGAGATGGAAGGATAATAATAACAGCAGTAAAGGATTTCAACGTAAAGAAGGCTGTAGGTGTAGAAATTAACGATGAGAGAATAAGGGAGGCATTAGCGAATATTGAGAAAAATGGTGTAACGGGAAGAGCTTCAATAGTAAAAGGTAATTTCTTCGAGGTCGATATTTCGGAGGCTACTGTAGTTACGATGTTCCTTTTAACAAATGTTAATGAGATGCTAAAACCAAAGCTCGAGAAAGAGCTTAAACCCGGAACTAGAGTGGTTTCCCACGAATTTGAAATAAGGGGTTGGAATCCAAAGGAAGTAATAAAAGTCGAAGATGGAAATATGAACCATACAGTGTATCTCTATGTAATTGGTGAACATAAATGA
- a CDS encoding DUF2286 domain-containing protein gives MKILIVKSENGKVTSEKIAEGEISKVLRDVAKEALEEWNELASDFIIMRDNQEVRLPLPLKPDVYEAIKTFLIGKDKKEAIAKIPVYIISYENEWKESDFQDKKIYVVSFYINDEIKKSVLNDAAQMTSEQKQELEEEKEDLEEEEEE, from the coding sequence ATGAAAATTTTGATAGTAAAAAGTGAGAATGGAAAGGTGACATCGGAAAAGATAGCTGAAGGGGAAATTAGTAAAGTATTACGAGATGTTGCTAAAGAGGCATTGGAAGAATGGAATGAACTAGCTTCAGATTTTATAATTATGCGTGATAATCAAGAAGTAAGATTACCCCTTCCGTTAAAACCTGACGTTTATGAAGCAATAAAGACTTTTCTTATTGGTAAGGATAAAAAAGAAGCCATTGCAAAAATTCCAGTGTACATAATAAGCTATGAGAATGAATGGAAAGAAAGTGATTTTCAAGATAAGAAGATCTATGTTGTCTCATTTTATATTAATGACGAAATAAAGAAAAGTGTATTAAACGATGCAGCTCAAATGACTAGTGAGCAGAAACAAGAACTAGAAGAAGAAAAGGAAGATTTAGAGGAAGAAGAGGAAGAATAA
- the priL gene encoding DNA primase regulatory subunit PriL, which translates to MVLDVKKYPFIKSLEDELKKYGGGITLSDLLLNSTTLIDQAKDRIQKVKSGEGLPHYVSYNEPVLVFYTTLLSLAILNDPGLIRKYAHIEAKQFKSLLQNENVENLLEISKLLDLKINKCDQIKFSLEKKRRIIQKEFCVNFIDYLKYTKGLREDWQLSKQILHKGYVYLDKNQLIDLIAENIKNKVVEMIKPLNLKEVPEKLKSLIEKKGIVPPCIENILGKENLSEEEIRTLITFYINIGKGLSSIIAIMKKWNVTNIEDLYKKYRGDKETRYIVYSCARMKQLGLCVSNCNVKNPLQLYFLSNE; encoded by the coding sequence ATGGTATTAGACGTCAAGAAGTATCCTTTTATCAAAAGTCTTGAAGATGAACTTAAGAAATATGGAGGGGGAATTACATTATCGGATTTACTATTAAATAGCACTACACTCATAGACCAGGCCAAAGATAGGATACAAAAAGTTAAATCTGGTGAGGGACTTCCACATTACGTCTCTTATAATGAACCGGTACTCGTTTTTTACACAACATTACTTTCTCTAGCAATATTAAATGATCCTGGGCTTATTAGAAAATATGCACACATTGAAGCTAAACAATTCAAATCCTTACTTCAAAACGAGAATGTGGAGAATTTACTCGAAATTAGTAAGTTATTAGATCTGAAGATAAATAAATGTGATCAGATAAAATTTTCTTTGGAGAAAAAGAGAAGGATAATACAAAAGGAGTTTTGTGTTAATTTTATAGACTATCTGAAGTATACAAAGGGTCTTAGGGAGGATTGGCAGCTGAGTAAACAGATATTACATAAGGGATATGTGTATTTGGATAAAAATCAACTAATTGATCTGATAGCTGAAAATATTAAGAATAAAGTAGTCGAAATGATAAAACCACTGAATCTTAAAGAAGTACCAGAAAAATTAAAGAGCTTAATAGAAAAGAAAGGAATTGTTCCTCCATGTATAGAAAACATTTTAGGGAAGGAAAACTTAAGCGAAGAGGAGATAAGGACTTTAATTACATTTTATATTAATATAGGTAAAGGATTAAGTAGCATAATAGCAATTATGAAAAAATGGAACGTTACAAACATCGAGGACTTGTACAAGAAATATAGAGGAGATAAGGAGACGAGGTATATTGTGTATTCGTGTGCTAGGATGAAGCAATTAGGTTTATGCGTAAGTAATTGTAATGTTAAAAATCCATTGCAGCTCTACTTCCTTAGTAACGAATAG